TTAGAGATCGTCTTCCAAGGATTAGGGATAGAATCCCCGATCGGTTTGGGATGACAATCCGGAAAAGGAGATACAGTTGGCAGAATTTGAAACGGTCATTGGACTGGAAGTGCACGCACAACTCAATACGGAATCGAAGATATTTTCGACCAGCGCTACCAAGTTCGGCGCTCCTCCGAACTCTCAGACAAATCCGGTTTGTTTGGGTCTTCCCGGAGCCCTTCCGGTTCTCAACGAACTGGCTCTGGAAAAAGCGATTATGGCCGGTCTTGCTTTCGGCTGCGACATTACTCTTTTTACAAAATTCGATCGAAAGAATTATTTTTATCCGGATCTTCCGAAAGGTTATCAAATCTCCCAGTTCGACAAACCGATCTGCACGGGCGGCGGCGTTACCTTTACGATCAAAGGAGAAGAATCTTCACGTTATGTGCGTTTGACAAGAATCCACATGGAAGAAGACGCAGGAAAGTTGATTCACTCCGCGGATCCGAACGTTCCACAATCCTATGTCGATTTAAACAGAGCCGGAACTCCACTGATCGAGATCGTCTCCGAACCGGATATGAGATCCTCTGACGAAGCATACTATTATCTAAATTCTTTAAAGTCCGTTTTGAAATACATTCGAGTTTCGGATTGTAACATGGAAGAAGGCTCACTCCGTTGTGATGCGAATGTTTCCATTCGTCCGAAGGGATCGGATAAATTCGGAACAAGAGTGGAAATCAAGAACCTCAATTCTTTCAAAGCCGTGAAAGCGGCGATCGACTACGAAGTAGAATGGCAAAAAGAAATGGCTCTTGAAGGAAAGACCTTTCAACAACAGACAAAACTCTGGGACTCAGTCGCGAACAAAACCGTAACGATGAGAACCAAAGAAATGAGTCACGACTATCGCTACTTTCCGGATCCCGATCTTCCGGTAATCATTCTCCAAAGAGAGACGGTCGAACACGTTCGTACAAAACTACCCGAACTTCCGAACGAAAGAAAAAATCGTTTTGTGGAAAAGTTGGGACTTCCGAAATACGACGCTGAAGTTCTCACGGCGGAAAGGGAAATCGCGGATTACTTTGAAGACGCCCTGAAGGTTTCCGGCGATGCGAAAAGAACTTCGAACTGGGTGAAAGACGAAATTCTCGGAATCGTAAACAAAGAAAGCATTACAATATCAGAATTTTCTGTTTCTGCGGAAAGAATCGGTGCGCTTGTAAAGCTCATCGCGGACGGAAAAATTTCCGGTAAGATCGCAAAAACCGTTTTTGAAGAATTATTAACTTCCGATAAAGATGCGGAAACGATCGTAACCGAAAAAAATCTTCTCGTCGTGAGAGACGACAAGGAAATCGAAAGAATCGTAGAAGAAGCGATTGCAAACAATCAAGATGCGGTCGCAAAATACAAAAGCGGAAAAGACCGTGCGTTAGGCGCCATTGTCGGCTACGTAATGAAGATCTCCAAAGGGAAAGCGGATCCTGAATTAGTCAACCAACTCCTTTTGGACAAATTAGGCCCCCTTCCCCCAAAAGCCTAAGAATCTTTCGCGTTTTCCAATTCCGATACAATTCTACTTGAAATAGGCTCCAAAGCCGAATTCAAGTAGAATATCGAGAAGCGGTGTTCCACCGAATTCTTCCCTCGGACAATTTCTTAGAAAGAATCGCTTCCAAACCAAAAATGATAACTTCGAAAGAATACGAATGGATTCGTGAATTTTACGGTGGGAAGGCCGCCGTTAGATCCAAGGTTCCATTGATACAACATATTGACGAAGGACTAAAAATTCTTTCCGAAATCGGAGCGAGCGAGTTTGCAAAGAGAGCCTTTTGTCTTCATCCAATCTTTCAATCCGACTCGGATTTAGAGGCGAATTTCCGGAGGGCAAAAGACGTGGATGGTTACGTGATGATGCTCGTTATGGAATATCGAAAAACGGCGAACTCATATCTTTCCAAAAGAATCATTCAATCCATTGAAGAAATTGAACTTTCTCCGATCCTGGAAGTAAATCAGATGCTCTATGCAGATAAAATTCAAAATCAGAAAGATTTTCAAATTCATCACGCGAACTCCCACCCCCGATCCCAAGAATTAGAAACCTATTTTAAGAATTGGCTTCAACGATTAGAGCCGGTCATTTTTTCAAAATCGTAAAAGTATAAACACCGCCGACATACTACTCCATTTCGGACTTAAAGTCCGGAGCAAGCTTTTTTCAAAAAGATAAAATTTGTCGGAAGAATGAAAACACGGATTTAAGACAAGATCGCGAGCGAAGCGAAGATTTTTTTTCTGCTTAAAAGAATAGATTCAATTTTTATAATCTACTTCTTTCAATCCAAACCGGCGAGAACGGATAAAATTCTCGAATCCATAAAAGCAATTTTTCTCAATTTGTCGTTTGAATCGGAAAATCCGTTTCGTACGGAACTTCAAATCCCAAAACGATCAAAGATCAAAACGACTATTTACACGCAGGGAAAAATTCTTCTTCCATTCTCTTTTCAAACAAAG
This is a stretch of genomic DNA from Leptospira tipperaryensis. It encodes these proteins:
- the gatB gene encoding Asp-tRNA(Asn)/Glu-tRNA(Gln) amidotransferase subunit GatB — protein: MAEFETVIGLEVHAQLNTESKIFSTSATKFGAPPNSQTNPVCLGLPGALPVLNELALEKAIMAGLAFGCDITLFTKFDRKNYFYPDLPKGYQISQFDKPICTGGGVTFTIKGEESSRYVRLTRIHMEEDAGKLIHSADPNVPQSYVDLNRAGTPLIEIVSEPDMRSSDEAYYYLNSLKSVLKYIRVSDCNMEEGSLRCDANVSIRPKGSDKFGTRVEIKNLNSFKAVKAAIDYEVEWQKEMALEGKTFQQQTKLWDSVANKTVTMRTKEMSHDYRYFPDPDLPVIILQRETVEHVRTKLPELPNERKNRFVEKLGLPKYDAEVLTAEREIADYFEDALKVSGDAKRTSNWVKDEILGIVNKESITISEFSVSAERIGALVKLIADGKISGKIAKTVFEELLTSDKDAETIVTEKNLLVVRDDKEIERIVEEAIANNQDAVAKYKSGKDRALGAIVGYVMKISKGKADPELVNQLLLDKLGPLPPKA